The segment CGTCAAAAGGTGTTTCGCTCGGATTCGGGACGAACAGCTCGAGTTCGAGTCCCCGCATTCGGCCGGATCGAAGCAGGGATATCGACGATCGTTGTAACACAACTTTATTATCGTCGAAACCCAGGGATTCGAGTATGAACTCGAGCGTGGCCGCGGAAATCGAGATCTCGATTCCGCAGGAGATCAGTTCCGCGCAGGCGAAACTGGTCTACTATTATCTGGCGACGAACGGCGGCGGAACGGTCGACGATCTTCACGACGAACTCGATATCAGCAAGGGAACCGCACTCTCGATCACCGGAACGC is part of the Natrarchaeobius halalkaliphilus genome and harbors:
- a CDS encoding helix-turn-helix domain-containing protein, which translates into the protein MNSSVAAEIEISIPQEISSAQAKLVYYYLATNGGGTVDDLHDELDISKGTALSITGTLRDQGHVERIDGRYELV